The window AAAACGCCATTAGCGTTGCGATGTGATTATTATCACAACCGGGCTCAAAGTTGAGGGATCGACTGGTGATCGTTTCCACAAGTACAGTGAGTGTTTTACACACTCACATATGTGCTGCAGATGTCCAGGACCGTGAGGCGGAGCTCAGAGTACTGATACTGGTCCAGCTCATGGACCAGCTGTCTGTAGTCTCCCTGTCACAGAACACACGTGTCAAATCCAAAAGAATAAAGAAGCTTCTCTAAAACTGTGACTGTGCAAACAGAGGCTGACCACGTGCTGCTGTTTGGAGGCTTTGGCCACTGCGTCGCCCCTCTCGCTGTAGtatctgaggaagaggagaggagaagaagaagaaagcaaagaCGTTATCTGTCTTTCCATAATTGTGGAGCACCATCAGGGAGAAGAGCTGTCTCTTACTTTGAGATCTGGGTTTGGAAGGCTTCGATCTTGGTGCGTGTGTTGGTCAGGAGTTCAAACACTTTCTCCTGATGGACACAGAGAAAAATCCAAATGTGATATCAAACACACCCCAGAACCGGACTCGCTCCGCTGGTACTAACCTGCACAGCCACTCCAAAGTTGTTACCATCTTCAATTTTAGGGATCTGGAGCTGCACCCACATGGACACCTGTGAAAAAGGGGCATCAAACAAACGTCACAGAGCGCCGCCGCGTCCACCGTCTGCCAAATACACCGTCAGAAATATTGGTAGCGTGCAAATGCGACCGTTCCAGGAGTGACTGACCGTGTTGAGCGTCTCCTTCAGAGTCTGGATCTGAGGCTTGACCACCTGAAGGAGACCCTCCACTTTCTCATTGCTGGGGATGGGGCCACAGGGGGGTCCTGGGGGCCAAATCATTCCCAAATGTCCTCATTAATGCAGTGAAATGTGGAACAGATTTATAACCCATAATGCAACGTTCCCTTTAAAATATGCTATATGATAATATGATGTGTGGATTAAATTTCAAAAGCCATATTTAGTATAGTTCTATAGTATATTTCTAAAGTTTTCAAGCCATTTTAAGTGTAACAAAGTACCTGAATGACCATTTCTTTAGTGGTTACGTCACATACCTGaatcttcatcatcttttttGCTATCTTCATCGTCtttcttcttcccctctttcTGCAAcataaagaatttttttttactgtcgaCTACTTTAATGTCTTCCAGTTCCAGCAGCTCCCCCTGCCTTCACAATCATTCATTCCCAAGAGCTGAATATCATTTTAATACCAAAGAAATCCTGCATTTGCATCAACTGTGTATAGTTAACCACTGCCAGGATTACACTGcgagctgttgccatggtaactcGTGATTTTACGGAATTCTAAATATAAATCTTGATCCAACTGAGAGGTTTTGTGCAGTTCTCCTTGAGAGATGAGATAGAGTTTTAATAACAGAGCACTATGTGATGTCTAATTTCAAAACCCCAGAATAAATAACTGCCCTTGAAAATGTGTCTCAGCACTCGATCGTTTCTCCCTCGCCAGTAGCTGCATGAACACTCTAACACTGCGTCaaacctcctctttcttcttgcGCTTTGCCTCCTCCTTGGCGGGGTCCGGGATGGGGATATCGAGCGGGGCCCTCAGCGACGCCAGGTCACTGCAGCTGAAGCACGTCTGGCAGAAATCACAGGTTTATTGGACTTTTCAGTGAAACCGGCATCAGAAAAGAGAGTCGGCCACAGCACATGTGCACCACCTTCAACAGAGTCTGCAGCTCTTCGATCTTCTGAGGGAAGAACTTAGAAACCAgctgttctgcctgtttcaAGACACAGATGACAACAGTCTAAGGACAATAATGACACCGTTGGATAAAACAATAGTTACAAGTGCGACTCAAAGTACCTCTTTGGTGAGATTTAGGCAGAAGGCGTCCACCTGCAATGATCAGGAAACATCGTACATTAACTGGGACACTGGAACAGTTGACACAAACGTGCTTTTAAATAGAGCAACTGTGGCTCAAAAccatctttaaaaaaattagTTATTCAGAATGCAGGTGTAACAAAGTACTGATAAGTTGAGGAAATCCTCAAGTTCAGAGCCAAATATATGGCGACTTCATTCTTTAACTGTGATGCTGCATGAGTAAAGACAGATAAATACAGGTTATACAAGAATTTAGTGTTCGTTTAGGTATTCAAGTTGTTATAATCGCGTCCATTTATGAGATGTTTGCAGAAATACACTTTAGTTTTTAGGATACAAAGAAACTAAGGTCCACGTGTAAAACGCTTCTTTCATATTTAAGTAGCTGAAGTTCGgattcttttggttttttttaaccgaAACAAATTTCTTTTGCATTCCAAAATGGAGTTGACTCTTCAGAAATGACCGTTGACTTTAGAAAAGTAATTTGTAACGTGAATGTACGCAAGTGTCCCCCGAGTTGAACATGAAGTTGAACATGAAGTTGAACATGCCGATCAGGCGTTTGATTCAAAAGTAAATGCGATTAAAAGAGAAGTGTTGGGAGCCACTTTTAGCCGCGACAccccagcaggtccagctcacCTGCTTCTTTGACTCCTCCGGGATTCCGAGTGAGGCCATGTTGTCGCCGCGGATAAAAGATGTTAAAATGAAACGTGTTCGGGTCCTTCTGCCTCACAAAGTGGTCGCAATCACGCGGTTTGCTCCTTAATTCAACGCAGGGCCCTCTGAGTTACTCAGCATAAAAAAGCGAAAACGAAAGTAACGTCCCTTTATCAAACGATTCCGTACTTTCCGATTGAAATTTCGTTTCCCGTTGAATTGTGGGTATTGTAGTTTTTAGAGCATCTCCGGAGCTTTTCTGTAAAAACCTGACAATATAactaataaattaattaataaagGTGTACTAAAACGTTTCATCTTAGTAACCTGGAGAAGAATAAGCGTGTTTTTTCTAGTTCGTTTTTGGTTCactttttcattctttaattTCAGATTCCTGATACCAGCAATTCAACCAAATATTAATGTTTACCCAACAACGTACAACTGCTATTTTATTAGTCATGATATGTGACGAGAAATTTATTTGTAGTTGTTAGTTCAGACTGTGTCCACCAGATAGCGCCGATgatgcatgtgcgtgtgcgtgcgtgcgtgcgaacACGTTGGCTTCAGTGTTGAAATACCGGAAGTGACACTGATCATGGGGACCACACATCAGTGTCTTGAGCCACAGATCTGGAGCCAGTGTGGTCTGCTGCTGGGTCCATGTTTACAGGGGTCAGTTGTCCCACATTTCTTGTCACATGACCTGTTTCATCAGGATGTGTGGACAGAGCCGAGGCCGACCCCGAGAGGTCACCacctaaaacaaacacaggatcCAGGACAGAAGAGACGTCAGGGCCGCTCACTGTAAACATGACCCGGCTGACGTGCTCATTGGGTAAATCTTGTCGGCTCTGATGCAATTCCTCAGCTACAACCACGACTGTCGACCTCTCGGGCGCACGCTTAACCCCTCTGACCATAAAGCTGTTAGACGTGCGCGGTGTTGTGAAGTACGGCCGTCGTGGGGTTCTAAAGTTTGATCAAACAGGGGCAAAGTTCTCCCTTAAGTTCTCCTTTATTTGTTACAACCGTTTGTTGGGACAAATAGAGTTGAGTGATTGATCCATTCTGCTGATTTGATTGAGTCAGTGAGGCTTTTATGGGGCATCTGGAGGGTTTTCTAAAGTGCACGTCAACACTTGTGTCATTTACATTTCAGACACTCATTAATACCACAGTAAACATCTGTTTCTATGCTTTTATTAACAACATTCCACAATAAGGACAGAAACACCGATGATTTTCCCATTAGTCTAAACTGTAAATCATCTTCATTCTGCTCTAATGTTCTTTACATCCTGTGTTTACTTCTCATTCCTCACTTGATCCCTCCAGACCAGATCCTCTCTTCTGTTTTTGGTCTTGATTACATGCTGACATTATTGGATCTTGCATTCTGTGTACTTTTGTCCAGATGGAGATATAGATTTTAAAACTTGGGGACAAGTTCATTTACGACCACCCAGAGCCCCAGCGCTCCTCTCCCAGTTCACCACTTCAGCCTCTCACACGTCTCCAGGAAGTTATTTTAACGGCAGCGTTGTGTCCACATTAAAATTACTGCAGCTATGTGatgattttcctgtttctgtgcggCTGAATAATGAAAGCATTTACAATTCTAATGGGTTCTCCCAGTCAGGGCTGCAGGCAGCACCTCTGaatgctctcctctcctgcatTGTTCTCGTGTCTCTGGGGTGTTTTCTGTGGAACCAACTGGTGCTGCTGGCGTGTTGAACATGAGACAGGGCTGGAGTCTTTACTTTATGGATGCATTGTGTTCTGAAGACCACAGCCCTCAACGTCCTCAGCGACACAGCTCATATGGCTCCgggagcccctcccccaccccctttgacaaacagaaaagcacacaaagaagaaactgTTTCAAATCCAACAAAACTGCACTGTGTCGCCATTGGTTACAACATAAAAGAGTAATGAAAACGCACATACAACTACATTCTTTGATGAAGACAgggtggttcttttttttttgtttgtttgtttgcgcAGGGCGGACGACAGCGCCCCCTAACAATAACCCTCTGAAACGGTTCTGTAGAAATGACACGTTTCTGAAACTTGAACCCTTCATCCATACCGCACTTTCAGAATTAAAAGTGGGTCTTGACATTCTGCAGCAGGCCTGTGGCGACGCCCCACATCTGCCTCCATTTaactttcttctgcttcttctcctcttccctcgtACTTCCGGGTAACGTGCGCGGAGGCTCCCTGGGACCCCGCCTTTGTGGCTCTCTTCTCGGCTGCAGGACATCTGCCAACTTGCGGTGGGAGAACCACTGACGGTAATTGACGGCATTATGGGAACAGCGTGCAGGATATTTAAATTTTGATGACCCCCCCTCCCGTTCGAACCCTGTTTACGGTCCAGTGGACACTTATCTGTGGACAGTGGTGGACAGGACACATCGAggtacttttttcccccccgtgaATGCGCTCGGAGCAAAGTGCAAGGTCTCTGCAGGGCACTGATATCAAGCGCAAGCAGCTGTAGttcagcctcctcttcttcacctcctcttcttcacctcatCTGGACAGCTGAGTTAAATGTGCCAGTTTCCACTTTAGTTCCACCAGCTTCTTCTACCACAGCCACGATGTCGTGCATGTTGTTGGGAGCCATAAGAAGGTGAGTAAAAGTGACTTTTTAAACATCTTCATCGCTTTATTAGCGTTTCTCTGCACCATTTTCTATTATCTGCCTTCTAAAGTTACCTTTGAAAATCTTCACTTATTAACTAAATTGTATATAACTACAGAATAATACTTTATACATGtgtattatatatttaaatCTCGTGGAACAGACATAAAGACACCCTTTGAACATGGCTCTTCAAATATAATGCTGTATTTTGAAAAGGATGCTTTTTTGAAGCATTTAAAGCGTTTTTTATACCGTGTTTTTGTTAGCATATTGAAATGGGCCGATCATCCCATCCTGTCTGTTGGGATTCCTCTTTTTTGTGGGTGAAACATTCTTTCAGAGTAAAGTTTGGTGGAGCCGTGACAGAATGTGGATCCACACATCCACAcattgctaatttccctggtggacaccccctaaagggatcaataaagtactcttgaatcttgaatcagCAGCACTCATCTGCACAGAAACCTGTCAGGTGTGACGTCACCACGGAGACACAACGGGTCACCACGGAGACACAATGGGTCAGCGGCGTGAATGGATCcccccctaaacctaaccctaacccagctttTCACGCTGTGAGCGTGTATCCGACCCTGCAGGGTTGTGGGAGCGGTTTCTGATGGGGGAAGGAGGACGACAGCTCCGGCCCGTTTGTGGAacttctctctctgtttgcctGAATGGGGCAGATTAGGCTCCACGTGTAATTTCATGGATGTGACGTGTGTGTATGAAGTCTAGACTCTGCCCTAATGGGGCTGTTTGCCCAGATCCATATTATCAGCACTGCAGGCGTTTCTGGATGTGGTGTGTCGTGATTGGCCCGCTGAGTTGGACGTGTGCTTCCTTTAAATCTGCTTCGAGAGCTTTCCGATCATCTCTGCCCTGCGAGGGGTTTGAACTGTAGCCATTTTGAACTGTAGCGACCAAATCAGACGCTCCTGCTGACAATTAGTCGGTTTTTCACTGTGTGGGGCGTTTGTGCTCCTCCAGAGTCGGGGGTGGGGAGGCAAAGCAGAGGTCTGGAAGCCCCTAGAAGATTTCTAATCTAAGATTTCTGACAATGATtatggtgggtggggggtcacatgacctgcaaaTCTGCCTTACTGGCTGTTTAGGTTCTAATCACATCCGTCAGCTTATTTCATTTTGCTAtgactgattaaaaaaaccaagTTCAGCAACTGAAGATAGCCAGAGTCAACAGGGTAGATGAGTGAACGGTGGCGACGGGAGCCATAAAAACACTAAACACGAGCGTCACACGCTGGCGTGGGACAGCAGCGCCGGGCCCAGGTGGGACGTCAGCGTGCTGTGGGTGCTGTGGTATTACCTGGTAATAACAACCACGGTACACTTGAGTCAGAAGCTAACGCTGCTAGCCTGTAAATGTCCCAGTCATGGATCACACGCATCACAGGTTGACAAAATATCACCCTGTCGCTGGCAACGCTCCACTTGCTCAACCCGCTTTGCTCAGAGAGAATGAATGGATTTAGTGCCTCGTGACAGCTGATGCTACAATTTAAGGCGTAACTCGTGATCAAAACGGCAGACGGGTCATGGAATTCCAATCCGCTTGTACGTAGGGATGAATCATGGACGCGCAACAACAGGTAACAACAACATGGAGGTGTGAGCTGAGAATTACTCCACCGCTGTAGCTCACTCACGGTCCAAACCAAAGTTACCTGTCGACGGGTATTAAAGGACTAGGCTACCTGACAGCAGTGAACAGGGGTAGAGGAGCGGCGGTGTAAACGTGGCCTTTAACTCTGCATCCAAAAactctgcagccattttcacaCTTTGTCTCGATAATCTTATTTGAATCAGGCTGGAATCACAATCGATTCAACGTCAGACACAACTGTAAAGGTGATTCGCAGCTTTTCCCTGAGTAGAAGAACAAGCTCTGCTCTctggtgttttcttcttcctggatCTTTCGGAACATGTTGTTTCAGATTCTCCATTCTCAAAATGACTTCAGGGCACATTGCAGGAGTTTAAAGTAGTAGCAAAGGTCACCGAAGTTCCACAGACGTGCGCCTGATGTTTTCTACGTGACGTGTGTGACAGGACGTCTTAAATCACAACCTGACAGAAACCAGTAAGTTAATGCCTAAACAGTTTCAGCCATTAGGTCCTTTCAGAACCGCCCCGGTTGGAGTTTTAACCAAAAACACAGGAGAAGGTGCAGCTGAAGCTCCGTTTGTCACGTTTCCGCTGCTCCGGAGTCACAGGGACTCAGACAGAGTTAAGATCTGTCTGTAAACGTTCCCACATTAATGTTTAAGCTGGTCCGTTGGCCCGTTCGGGGGGAGTTTGGACTCaataaactgcagctctttGCTCCCTCGCTGATCTTTGAGCACGTCTGCCCGTCAGATGGTTCGGCCTGGCGGGTGTTTGTGAGAACCCTGTGCACGTGTGACGTGTGTGTCTATGCGGCGGAGCCACGTGCACGTTGTCCCGCCTGATAAACGGAACACCGTGTAATATGTAGCGAGAACGTGATTTGGATGAGCGGCGGGACGCTTTATGGTGGTGTTTGTGTCCAAGGTCTATCATTGAGAATGCTTCATGGAAACAGGAGAAGTATTTAGATTTCTATCCTTACGGGGACGTTGACGTAACGCTCCGCAGCTTTAACTAACGACTCGACTGCCCTCACATCATTCAGCTTCAATATTCGGGTGGTTAAGGTTCAGCATGTTCAGGAACACACGGGCTTGTGGTGGACATTTAAATGCAgaacctcttcctcctcttttaatCATATTTCTGCTCCTAATAAGCAGTaacctggagctcctggtgctCCCAGTGCTCCTGGGCCTTCTGGTGCTCCTGGGGCTCTGTTCTGGTGCATTAACTCAGACAGTTTCTGgtttcctgacagctgagggCAGTTTATTGTAGTTCAAAGCCTCTGATTTGCAGTTAAATGGAACCTAGCAGAGGTTCCCTCGGGGCAAACAAAAGACCAGCGCTGAAGGCCCGAGGGCTTCCGAACCCGCACAGAAATGCCTGATTTCAACGGGAGCAAAGCAGAGCGACAAACTCGACCAGATTGATATCAGATCCAGATATAAAACTGTTTTCACTCCATCCACATTTACAGTCGTATCCAAAGGATCCAAATGTTTTGATCTAGTTTGTTGTCCTGACAGCCTCCTGTTTCAGAGCCACCCAGAACACATGATTACTCAGGAGGCGCTGTCTAGTTTTGCAGGTTTTTCAGGTACTTAAATGACCTTTGGATGGAACCAGCTCATTAAACACGAACGCCGTTGCTGCTCCGATGGCGTCGGCGGTCGCGAGCCGCGTCTCCGAGTTACGCGCCTGACTCTCGATCCCTTTCAGACACGGCGGCCTCGGGGCAAGCGTCGGCGTCCGTTCCCTGGCCTCCGTGCCCTCGCTGCCGTCGGCGGTGGCGGACTTCGTGAAGGGAGCGGCGGAAGAATGTAAGCCCGCCAACGTGCACGTGGTGACGGGGACGCCGGAGGAAACGGCCAACATCTTGGCAGGCCTGGAGAAGGAAGGGATGGTGAAGAAGCTTCCCAAATATGACAACTGGTACGAACAACTCCCcccgtccgtgtgtgtgtgtttcagtcccCCCCTTCTTTTCCGTCCGCTCGGGTTCCTAATTCCTGCTGTGCTTGTAGTTGGCTGGCGCGCACGGACCCAAAGGATGTGGCCCGGGTCGAGAGCAAAACTGTGATCGTGACCAAGAAGCAGAGGGACACCATCCCCATCCCCGCGGCGGGGGTGAAGAGTCAGCTCGGCAGCTGGATGAGCGAAAGCGACTGGCAGAGGGCGCGAGAGGAGCGCTTCCCCGGGTGCATGGCGGGTACGGTATGTCCCCGGAGACCCGTGCGAACCGTCACGCCACACCGACggctcttcctgtcc is drawn from Takifugu flavidus isolate HTHZ2018 chromosome 17, ASM371156v2, whole genome shotgun sequence and contains these coding sequences:
- the psme1 gene encoding proteasome activator complex subunit 1 translates to MASLGIPEESKKQVDAFCLNLTKEAEQLVSKFFPQKIEELQTLLKTCFSCSDLASLRAPLDIPIPDPAKEEAKRKKKEEKEGKKKDDEDSKKDDEDSGPPCGPIPSNEKVEGLLQVVKPQIQTLKETLNTVSMWVQLQIPKIEDGNNFGVAVQEKVFELLTNTRTKIEAFQTQISKYYSERGDAVAKASKQQHVGDYRQLVHELDQYQYSELRLTVLDICSTYAVLFDIITKNYDKIKKPRGDGKALIY